From one Mucilaginibacter inviolabilis genomic stretch:
- a CDS encoding LysR substrate-binding domain-containing protein, with the protein MELRQLQYFVKAAETMNFTEAAAAVFITQSTLSQQIKQLEEELGMLLFDRIGKHVRITEAGHVFLTHARKILMDVQKGKQAIAELNNAATGELNVGVSYAFTSSLFPVLAPFSTKYPGIKIFITSDNHVELEKKLRLAELDLIVAYHNESDDEDLEMQPLFSSSIVMVVAKNNPLAQLKSVNLKQLSELELILPGKGFSSRTFINELFYKNKMSPNIKIELNDVHSLLSLVQDGEWATILNEKTLIGWDKLIAIPIAGQEVKKQSYILWQKGVYRKKAAILFTEQLMTVMNNE; encoded by the coding sequence ATGGAACTCAGACAATTGCAATACTTTGTTAAAGCGGCCGAAACCATGAATTTTACCGAGGCGGCTGCTGCGGTTTTTATTACCCAAAGCACCTTATCGCAGCAAATTAAACAGCTGGAAGAGGAGCTGGGTATGCTGCTGTTTGATCGTATTGGCAAACACGTGCGTATTACCGAGGCTGGCCATGTATTTTTAACGCATGCCCGCAAAATATTAATGGACGTACAAAAAGGCAAACAAGCCATCGCCGAATTAAATAACGCAGCCACCGGCGAACTGAATGTAGGCGTATCCTATGCTTTTACCTCTTCGTTATTTCCGGTATTGGCTCCATTTTCAACCAAATATCCGGGTATTAAAATTTTTATCACTTCTGATAATCACGTAGAACTGGAAAAAAAACTTCGTTTGGCTGAGCTGGATCTGATTGTAGCCTATCACAACGAATCAGACGATGAGGATCTGGAAATGCAGCCCTTGTTCAGCTCCAGTATTGTGATGGTGGTGGCCAAAAATAACCCATTGGCGCAACTCAAAAGTGTAAACCTGAAACAACTATCAGAGTTGGAATTGATATTACCGGGCAAGGGTTTTAGCTCGCGCACATTTATTAACGAGCTATTTTACAAAAACAAAATGAGCCCCAATATCAAGATCGAGCTGAATGATGTGCATTCCTTGCTGTCATTAGTGCAGGATGGCGAGTGGGCAACCATCCTGAATGAAAAAACCTTAATAGGATGGGATAAGCTGATTGCCATTCCGATAGCCGGTCAGGAGGTAAAAAAGCAATCTTATATCCTTTGGCAAAAGGGTGTTTACCGCAAAAAAGCCGCGATATTGTTTACCGAACAGCTCATGACTGTTATGAATAATGAATGA
- a CDS encoding MFS transporter, whose amino-acid sequence MNVFRSLKYRNFKLFFYGQSISLIGTWMQKTAVSWLVYRLTGSALLLGVVGFVSLIPSLILAPYAGSIVDRHNRYRILVITQVISMAQAGALAFMILFKFYNIPAIIGLSLIQGIINAFDVTCRQALMMEMVDNKDDLPNAIALNSTMSNLARIAGPAVAGIILGTFGEDFCFFGNFLSYIPVLSCLFMMKLNTKAIIRSEKSIWTELQEGFKYVSGDRDLSSLILMLSISSLFVIPFNTLMPIFAKDIFNGDAKTFSWFESAAGLGSVISAVYLANLKSNKNLIKIMITASLVFGLSVLMVAYAGKLSFALIFMVFTGMGMMAQTSAINTYIQTHAIPAMRARAISYYVMAYQGMIPIGSLLVGWLASGLGPRRAVCIEGIIGVLAAALFVLYKRRQQKLEADVDDKAVLAG is encoded by the coding sequence ATGAATGTTTTTCGATCACTTAAGTACCGCAATTTTAAACTGTTTTTTTATGGCCAATCTATATCGCTAATTGGTACCTGGATGCAAAAAACCGCCGTTAGCTGGTTGGTTTACCGGCTTACTGGTTCGGCGCTGTTGCTTGGCGTGGTTGGCTTTGTAAGTTTAATTCCATCGCTGATACTGGCCCCCTACGCCGGCAGTATTGTCGACAGGCACAACCGCTACCGTATCCTGGTTATTACGCAGGTGATATCCATGGCACAAGCCGGGGCGCTTGCTTTTATGATCCTGTTCAAGTTCTATAACATACCGGCTATTATTGGTTTAAGTTTGATACAAGGTATCATCAATGCTTTTGATGTTACCTGCCGTCAGGCCTTAATGATGGAGATGGTTGATAACAAGGACGATCTGCCGAACGCCATTGCCCTTAACTCTACCATGAGCAATCTGGCACGTATTGCGGGTCCTGCGGTGGCCGGTATTATCCTGGGCACCTTTGGCGAGGACTTTTGTTTCTTCGGTAACTTTTTGAGCTATATACCGGTGTTGAGCTGCTTGTTTATGATGAAACTGAACACCAAAGCTATTATCCGGTCAGAAAAAAGTATCTGGACCGAATTGCAGGAGGGTTTTAAATATGTATCCGGTGATCGCGACCTGAGCAGCCTGATCCTGATGCTGAGCATCAGCAGTTTATTTGTGATTCCTTTTAACACCCTGATGCCCATTTTTGCAAAAGATATATTTAATGGCGATGCCAAAACCTTCAGTTGGTTTGAGAGTGCAGCAGGCTTGGGATCAGTGATCAGTGCGGTTTACCTGGCTAACTTAAAAAGCAATAAAAACCTCATTAAAATTATGATAACCGCTAGTTTGGTTTTTGGGCTTAGTGTTTTGATGGTGGCTTATGCCGGCAAATTATCCTTCGCTTTGATATTTATGGTATTTACAGGTATGGGTATGATGGCGCAAACATCGGCCATTAATACCTATATACAAACCCATGCTATCCCAGCCATGCGGGCCCGTGCTATTAGTTACTATGTAATGGCGTACCAGGGTATGATACCTATCGGCAGCTTACTGGTTGGCTGGCTGGCCAGCGGACTAGGCCCAAGGCGCGCTGTTTGTATAGAAGGTATCATAGGCGTACTGGCTGCTGCCCTGTTTGTATTATATAAAAGAAGGCAACAGAAGCTTGAAGCTGATGTGGATGATAAAGCGGTATTGGCCGGATAA
- a CDS encoding winged helix-turn-helix transcriptional regulator produces MTDNEIILAAQAICDALSEEQDGLKRDVLNHVGNTWSLFVIHTLGVDGRMRFSRLQERITGVSQKMLTKSLRELERDGLIARTAYMEVPPRVEYELTALGRGLLIQIIPLWTWVIEHADTFREARNAFDLKTKKQGNNI; encoded by the coding sequence ATGACCGATAACGAAATTATTTTAGCAGCCCAGGCTATTTGCGACGCGCTGAGCGAAGAACAAGATGGGCTTAAAAGAGATGTATTGAATCATGTAGGCAATACATGGTCGTTATTTGTAATTCACACCCTCGGCGTTGATGGGCGCATGCGTTTTTCAAGATTACAGGAACGTATAACGGGAGTAAGCCAAAAGATGTTAACAAAAAGCTTGCGCGAGCTGGAAAGGGACGGGCTGATTGCCCGAACGGCATACATGGAAGTTCCGCCCAGGGTTGAATATGAATTAACCGCGCTAGGCCGTGGGTTACTGATCCAGATTATCCCACTTTGGACCTGGGTTATCGAACATGCTGACACCTTTAGAGAAGCCAGGAATGCGTTTGATCTTAAAACAAAAAAGCAAGGCAATAACATCTGA
- a CDS encoding aromatic alcohol reductase: protein MQNASILVLGAGELGMAVLRHLAKQAVRFPGTTITVLLRSSTINSNNPSKQRDIAELKSLGIDFLPGDLSATVHELSAIFKNFHTVISCTGFVTGAGGLQLKLTHAVLNAGVKRYFPWQFGVDYDIIGKGSAQDSFDEQLDVRNLLRSQNRTKWVIISTGMFTSFLFEPFFGVVNLAQNTVHALGSWNTAVTVTTPEDIGKLTAWIYFAEPAIEDSIVYTAGDTITYGQLADIIDAALDRKLKREDWSLAKLKSELMNDAGDIIKKYRVVFAEGKGVSWDFDKTFNAEQKIETLSVKQWVQDNLK from the coding sequence ATGCAAAATGCTTCAATTTTAGTTTTGGGTGCCGGCGAACTTGGAATGGCCGTTCTTCGTCATTTGGCTAAGCAGGCGGTACGCTTTCCGGGAACAACCATTACGGTACTTCTTCGTTCATCAACAATTAATTCTAATAATCCCAGCAAGCAACGGGATATCGCCGAGCTAAAGTCTCTTGGCATTGATTTTCTTCCCGGCGATCTTTCTGCCACGGTGCATGAACTGTCTGCTATTTTCAAAAACTTTCATACGGTTATTTCCTGTACCGGTTTTGTAACGGGTGCTGGTGGTTTGCAATTAAAGCTAACCCATGCCGTACTTAATGCGGGTGTAAAACGGTATTTCCCATGGCAATTTGGCGTTGATTATGACATTATAGGCAAAGGCAGCGCGCAGGATTCATTTGATGAGCAATTGGATGTTCGTAACCTGCTGCGTTCGCAAAATCGCACAAAGTGGGTTATTATTTCTACCGGAATGTTCACCAGTTTCTTGTTTGAACCCTTTTTTGGTGTGGTAAACCTAGCACAGAACACGGTGCATGCATTGGGGAGCTGGAATACCGCGGTAACAGTAACCACCCCCGAAGATATCGGCAAGTTAACGGCTTGGATATATTTTGCTGAACCCGCGATTGAAGACAGTATTGTATACACGGCCGGAGATACCATTACTTACGGACAGTTGGCCGATATCATAGACGCTGCACTAGATCGGAAGCTTAAGAGAGAGGATTGGAGCCTGGCTAAACTAAAAAGTGAATTGATGAATGACGCCGGAGATATTATCAAAAAGTATCGGGTAGTTTTTGCGGAGGGAAAAGGAGTATCATGGGATTTCGACAAAACATTCAACGCTGAGCAAAAAATTGAAACATTGAGTGTTAAGCAGTGGGTTCAGGATAATCTGAAATAA
- a CDS encoding isopenicillin N synthase family dioxygenase, whose product MSTVNIPRLDLNNYINGSAADRQQFSDDIGKAFNETGFVTITNHGLSKQLIDELYEQVKALFTQPDAVKQKYEIPGLAGQRGYTGKGKETAKGFKTPDLKEFWQIGQTVTDGSPIKEQYPDNVVVDELPAFNTTTREVYKKLESAGIHLLRAIAVYLNLEETYFDNKVHNGNSILRTLHYFPILDPDSVPADAVRAGAHEDINLITLLIGASADGLELLTREGTWFPVKAHGEDLVVNVGDMLQRLTNNKLKSTTHRVVNPPRELMKNSRYSVPFFLHPVSDMDLTSLETCINAEHPKLYPDITAGEYLDERLREIGLKM is encoded by the coding sequence ATGAGTACAGTAAATATCCCAAGGCTTGATCTGAACAATTATATTAACGGTAGCGCGGCCGACCGTCAGCAATTTTCAGACGATATAGGCAAAGCATTTAATGAAACCGGTTTTGTAACCATCACCAACCATGGTCTGAGCAAACAACTGATAGATGAGCTTTACGAGCAGGTGAAAGCACTTTTTACCCAGCCGGATGCTGTTAAACAAAAATATGAAATACCGGGTCTTGCCGGCCAGCGTGGTTATACCGGTAAAGGCAAAGAAACGGCCAAAGGCTTTAAAACACCCGATCTGAAAGAATTTTGGCAGATAGGCCAAACCGTTACCGATGGCTCACCTATTAAAGAGCAATACCCGGATAATGTGGTTGTTGACGAATTGCCCGCTTTTAATACCACCACCCGCGAAGTTTATAAAAAATTAGAATCGGCAGGTATACACTTATTAAGGGCCATTGCAGTTTATTTAAATTTAGAGGAAACTTATTTTGATAATAAAGTGCATAACGGCAATTCGATACTGCGCACTTTACATTATTTCCCTATTCTTGATCCGGATTCTGTTCCGGCAGATGCGGTACGTGCCGGTGCGCATGAGGATATTAACCTGATTACCTTGTTAATTGGCGCCAGCGCTGATGGACTGGAATTGCTTACCCGCGAGGGCACCTGGTTCCCGGTTAAGGCTCATGGCGAAGACCTCGTAGTTAACGTAGGCGATATGCTGCAACGTTTAACCAATAATAAGCTTAAATCAACCACGCACCGTGTAGTGAACCCGCCGCGCGAGCTGATGAAAAATTCCAGATATTCAGTTCCGTTTTTCCTGCACCCGGTATCTGATATGGATTTAACCAGCCTGGAAACCTGCATCAATGCCGAGCATCCCAAATTATACCCGGATATCACCGCCGGCGAATACCTGGATGAACGCCTGAGAGAGATAGGTTTGAAAATGTAA
- a CDS encoding DUF6600 domain-containing protein encodes MKAIKRISGLCLIAFLIMLAAPNKVRAQQGEYVSDQQFYDDLDPYGTWVDDPNYGNVWIPDAEDGFRPYATRGHWVMTDYGNTWVSDYPWGWATFHYGRWRYDDYYGWEWIPGHEWAPAWVSWRSGGGYYGWAPLTPGISISISFGNSYRVPDYYWVCAPQAYINRPNINNYYVSNTRVVNIIHNTTVINNTYVYNNRTYVTGPPVNEVRRVTRQNVQVYRVNNINQPGSGSRTSITNNRLNIYRPEIRKSTDARPARVVNATEYRKENPNNGIAHRVGGQATVNRNNAARLAEVAKSSNNRLVRVNNNQPAGQRTQQPNTNPAVQQRQQQQLQRQQQEAQRQQQQGQRQQQDVQRQQQQGQRQRQDVQQQQQQAQRQQQEVQQQRDQAQRQQRQVQQQQQQAQRQQQEVQQQRDQAQRQQREVQQQQQQAQRQQQEVQQQRDQAQRQQREVQQQQQQAQRQQQEVQRQQQQAQRQQQQAQRQQQQAQQQQQQAERQQQAAQRQQQQQQQAAQRQQQQAQQQQQAAQRQQQQQQQQAQRQQQAAQRQQQQQQQQAQRQQQEAQRQQQQRQQQEQQQGEGQRTRP; translated from the coding sequence ATGAAAGCTATAAAAAGAATAAGCGGTTTATGTTTAATAGCATTTTTGATAATGCTTGCCGCTCCAAATAAAGTAAGGGCACAGCAGGGAGAGTATGTATCTGATCAGCAATTCTATGATGATCTTGATCCGTATGGTACCTGGGTTGATGATCCTAACTATGGTAATGTTTGGATACCTGATGCCGAAGACGGATTCAGGCCTTATGCCACACGCGGGCATTGGGTAATGACAGATTATGGTAATACCTGGGTTTCTGATTATCCCTGGGGATGGGCCACCTTTCACTACGGCCGCTGGCGCTATGATGATTATTATGGATGGGAATGGATTCCTGGTCATGAATGGGCACCGGCCTGGGTAAGCTGGAGAAGTGGCGGTGGTTATTACGGATGGGCTCCGCTAACACCGGGTATCAGCATCAGTATTTCATTCGGCAATAGCTATCGCGTGCCCGATTACTATTGGGTATGTGCACCGCAAGCCTATATTAACCGCCCTAACATCAATAATTATTATGTATCAAATACCCGGGTGGTTAACATTATTCATAATACAACGGTTATTAACAATACCTACGTTTATAATAATCGTACTTATGTAACTGGTCCACCGGTTAATGAAGTTAGGCGGGTAACCCGTCAAAATGTGCAGGTATACCGGGTTAATAATATTAACCAGCCTGGCTCCGGCTCCAGAACAAGTATTACCAATAACAGGCTTAATATTTACAGACCCGAGATCAGAAAGAGTACCGATGCGCGACCAGCAAGGGTAGTAAATGCTACTGAGTACCGTAAAGAAAACCCCAATAATGGTATTGCGCACCGCGTAGGCGGACAGGCAACCGTAAACCGTAATAATGCTGCCCGCCTGGCCGAAGTTGCCAAGAGCAGTAATAACAGGTTGGTAAGAGTTAACAATAATCAACCAGCCGGACAACGTACACAACAGCCTAACACAAATCCGGCTGTACAGCAACGTCAGCAGCAACAACTGCAACGTCAGCAGCAGGAAGCTCAGCGTCAGCAGCAACAAGGCCAACGCCAGCAGCAGGATGTTCAACGTCAGCAGCAACAAGGCCAACGCCAGCGTCAGGATGTTCAGCAGCAACAACAGCAGGCTCAGCGCCAACAACAAGAGGTGCAGCAGCAACGTGATCAGGCCCAACGCCAGCAGCGCCAGGTTCAGCAGCAGCAACAGCAGGCTCAACGCCAGCAGCAAGAGGTGCAGCAGCAACGTGATCAGGCCCAACGTCAACAGCGCGAAGTTCAACAGCAGCAACAGCAAGCTCAGCGCCAGCAGCAAGAGGTGCAGCAACAACGTGATCAGGCCCAACGTCAGCAGCGCGAAGTTCAACAACAGCAACAGCAGGCTCAGCGCCAACAGCAGGAAGTGCAGCGTCAACAGCAACAAGCTCAGCGTCAACAGCAACAAGCTCAGCGTCAGCAACAGCAAGCTCAACAACAGCAGCAACAAGCCGAGCGTCAGCAGCAGGCCGCACAACGTCAGCAGCAGCAACAACAACAGGCAGCTCAGCGTCAACAACAGCAGGCTCAGCAACAACAGCAAGCCGCGCAACGTCAGCAACAACAACAGCAGCAACAGGCCCAGCGTCAGCAACAAGCGGCGCAACGCCAGCAGCAACAACAACAGCAACAGGCCCAGCGTCAACAGCAAGAGGCTCAACGCCAGCAACAACAGCGGCAGCAACAAGAGCAGCAGCAAGGCGAAGGTCAACGTACCAGGCCATAA
- a CDS encoding thioredoxin family protein, whose translation MKTLFPAGLAVVLFFLLCPFNGNAQAAQKSGDKKANQINFIENSWSEALKQAAAKKKYIFVDAYATWCGPCKLLKATTFKNKDVIAFYNSNFINVAMDMEKGQGPELAAQWGLQAYPTLIIFNAAGKPVYGTVGFLKPDDLIKFGVQGLNK comes from the coding sequence ATGAAAACCCTTTTTCCTGCCGGTCTTGCTGTTGTTTTATTTTTTCTTTTATGTCCGTTTAACGGGAATGCCCAAGCCGCGCAAAAAAGCGGCGACAAAAAAGCAAACCAAATTAATTTTATTGAAAACTCCTGGAGCGAAGCTTTAAAACAGGCTGCCGCTAAAAAGAAATATATTTTTGTTGATGCCTACGCCACCTGGTGTGGTCCCTGCAAGCTGCTTAAAGCTACTACCTTTAAAAATAAGGATGTAATAGCTTTTTACAACAGCAATTTTATCAACGTAGCTATGGATATGGAAAAAGGCCAGGGGCCCGAGCTTGCCGCCCAATGGGGTTTACAGGCATATCCCACGCTCATTATTTTTAATGCTGCCGGCAAACCCGTTTATGGAACGGTTGGCTTTCTTAAACCAGATGATCTGATCAAATTTGGTGTGCAGGGTTTAAATAAATAA
- a CDS encoding ferritin-like domain-containing protein, with protein MNLFNIIEEIENVDPEVYGRISERRDVIKNITSFGSKVALAAMPFAVGAIFKKAYAQSSSTPSVVAILNYALTLEYLESTFYNAGAAKGTALIPAAAATNYFNQVTRDENNHVTFLKAVITSLGATPVSAPQFDLTAGNNQGNGPFKDVLTNYQTFLAVAQVFEDTGVRAYKGQAENILANKAAAEGVKAGLYQTVLTAALSIHAVEARHASAIRSIRGQNPWITSTATVGNDTGISLVNANYDGEQNVTQGGVDVTTLKSFAGSTTSVSIATAAFDEPLSMTQVLAILQGSFIVK; from the coding sequence ATGAATTTATTTAATATCATAGAAGAAATTGAAAATGTTGATCCGGAAGTTTACGGCAGAATAAGTGAACGCCGTGATGTGATCAAAAACATAACCAGCTTTGGTTCAAAAGTAGCATTAGCCGCTATGCCATTTGCAGTAGGCGCTATCTTTAAAAAAGCATATGCTCAAAGTTCATCTACCCCATCAGTAGTAGCGATATTGAATTACGCGCTTACATTGGAGTACCTGGAATCAACTTTTTATAATGCAGGTGCAGCCAAAGGAACCGCTTTGATACCAGCCGCAGCAGCTACCAATTACTTTAACCAGGTAACCCGTGATGAAAACAATCACGTAACCTTCTTAAAGGCTGTTATTACCTCATTGGGCGCCACACCGGTATCGGCACCTCAATTTGATTTAACCGCGGGCAACAACCAGGGTAATGGACCATTTAAGGATGTGCTAACCAACTATCAAACCTTTTTGGCCGTGGCCCAGGTGTTTGAAGATACCGGCGTACGTGCCTACAAAGGTCAGGCAGAAAATATTTTGGCTAACAAAGCAGCTGCAGAAGGTGTTAAAGCCGGTTTATACCAAACCGTATTAACTGCTGCGTTATCTATCCACGCAGTAGAAGCCCGTCATGCTTCGGCTATCCGCTCTATCCGTGGGCAAAACCCATGGATCACCAGTACCGCTACTGTAGGTAATGATACCGGCATTTCGCTTGTAAACGCCAATTATGACGGCGAGCAAAATGTAACCCAGGGCGGCGTTGATGTTACCACACTAAAAAGTTTTGCCGGTAGCACCACTTCTGTTTCTATAGCTACAGCGGCATTCGATGAGCCTTTAAGCATGACCCAGGTTTTAGCTATATTACAAGGCAGCTTTATTGTTAAGTAA
- a CDS encoding ferritin-like domain-containing protein — MKTDSQESMLNANMARRSFLRYAGVGVASVGLLATAASCHKDHKITPNPPAGTIDLGASGDLAILNYAYALEQLEAAFYLQVTATPYSGITSAETSMLTDIRDHEVLHREFFKAALGAGAISSLTPDFSSINFSSRASVLAAAAAFEDTGVTAYDGAGYLITTPAYLTIAGKIVSVEARHAALIRDLITPGSFAGPDVVDTTNSLNASASIAQVLKIANTYLKTKVTAVNYGYASV, encoded by the coding sequence ATGAAAACAGACTCACAAGAAAGCATGTTAAATGCAAATATGGCCCGGAGGTCGTTTTTGCGTTATGCTGGTGTTGGTGTTGCCTCCGTGGGCTTATTGGCCACTGCTGCATCATGCCACAAAGATCATAAGATCACCCCCAATCCTCCTGCCGGTACTATTGACCTTGGCGCTTCGGGCGACTTAGCCATTTTAAACTATGCCTATGCGCTGGAGCAACTGGAAGCTGCCTTTTACTTACAGGTGACCGCTACTCCTTATAGTGGCATTACTTCGGCAGAAACATCTATGTTGACTGACATCCGCGATCATGAGGTTTTACACCGCGAATTTTTTAAAGCAGCCCTTGGCGCCGGTGCAATTTCATCTTTAACACCAGATTTTTCTTCTATCAACTTCAGCAGCCGCGCCAGTGTATTGGCAGCAGCAGCAGCTTTTGAAGATACCGGTGTTACTGCTTATGACGGAGCCGGTTACCTGATCACTACTCCGGCCTACTTAACTATAGCCGGTAAAATTGTTTCGGTAGAAGCACGTCACGCTGCATTGATCCGCGATTTGATCACTCCTGGTTCTTTTGCCGGACCAGATGTAGTGGATACCACAAACAGTTTAAATGCATCAGCCTCTATAGCCCAAGTGCTTAAGATAGCCAATACCTATTTAAAAACTAAAGTTACAGCAGTAAACTACGGTTACGCATCCGTTTAA